The following nucleotide sequence is from Fusarium graminearum PH-1 chromosome 1, whole genome shotgun sequence.
ATCATACTCGATGCGCTCCACCAAATGAGGGCCCGGTCGATTACGGATGAAATCAACAGTTCTTATTCTCCTCTttgcaccaccaccacggtGTCGTACAGTGATTCTTCCAGAAACATTACGACCACCCTTGGCTTGACCTTTCTTGGGATATGTCAATGGGAGGAAAGGTCGTCCTTTCCAGAGATGATCGTTGATTGGTCGCTTGAGATGTCTTACACCGGGTGATCGGGGCTTGTATACTCGTAGAATAGCAGCTTGGGCCTCGGGGTTTTCGGCCAGCTCTTTCGGACTGGCTGTGGTCTCGTTGGAACGCCTGATGGTCGCATATGTTCGAGGCAAAGGTCGGTTCAGCGCAAAGCGAAGGAGGCTTTGCCTCGCTGCCGCGAAGTTGAGACCGGTTTGGAGCATTTTCGGTCTCGGTCTATATGGAATTGAAAGGTGCTAGCAGTAGATCTTCATGGATGCCTATATCCGTGGTGTGTGGGTAATTTCGATATCGGCTCAAGGAGATGGCGAGCCAGTTTTGGTGAAGAAGCTGGTTGAAGAACGAACCCGCGGAATTGATGATCAGAGTCAACCACGGGATGCCCAATTTTCCTCAGTAAAACACTGAGATATGAATTGAAATGTCCCGGACCGTCGCAAACACACCGACGCTCACCAATTGTGCCCGTAGGTGTCGTAAGAGAGCCGTATTGGAGACGTTGAAATTTCTTCGGATAATGAATAACTTTGTGCCGGCGGGAGAGATCGAGCCACAGACACCCGTCCTAGTGGCACGCACCGCCACAACCATCACTGACAGACGCCATCACGTCTCTGCTACAGGGCTCCAGCTCTGTGAGTACTGTCCCACCAGTACGGCGCGACGAGGTTGGACCAATGATAGCCCCGTTGGTGGGCGGTTGCTAGGGCGAATGTCCCACAAACACACTGGCCTGACCGGAAGTAGTACGTAGCGTTTCCAAGATTGTCGACGCTCCAAGGCTTTCGCGACTGCACCTGGATGCAGGCGCGTTTGGAACTGATCTCATCCTACCCGCCCCTCCATACTAAATGTAAAGACCCGTCCACCACCGTCCATCAGCTTGACTTTATTACTTTGaatctctcttttctcttctgtgTGTGTACCCGTTCATACTTTGATCGTCCATCGCCTCCAGGACAGGCCTACCattcatctcttcatccttgtACGGTCTCCCCTCCTATCCCGTCCTCCCTATCAGCATCCATCCCCTCTGCTATATCGTCCCCAGCCCTATTCGATTTTGTGCATTAccatctgctgctgcacgCCGCGGTTCGGTTTCTGAATTCAAGGCGCGTTCCCATACGTCAAGTCAAAAAAAAGCCGAGCTTTTCGCATCCCCTTGCTCCTGTCAACATCCAATCCTTTGTCTCGTAGTGGGACATCACGCTTGGAAACCTGACGTACCTAGAGCAACGCGACCTGTCTAGCCGCGTAGGGGTATGTACCCACTTTAGTGGACCTCCACAACCCATCTTCCTTACCCGCACGTCAAAACACTTCTATCGTCCTCACAACTGTACTGTTCTTCAACATAAACATCGTCTCCGCCCCATGCTCCTCGATTACTCTTGTCCTTTCACATCACACCTTGTTTACTTCATTCCTCAATCGTCTCTTCCGGGCTGGGTAACCCTTACTAACTTACAGCATCAGACGATTTGCCATAACATCTTGACTCACAACATTCCTTTCACGGTGTCTTCACCAAGCTTGATTCAAAGGTTCGTGACAGAGTTTATATTTGTATTCCACTGTCTCAGCAATACCACTGCCCTCTGCCTAGAAGTGGTCGCCACTTCAGCCTTTCTTCCTAACTAAATTTTTGTTCGACGCGTCAACTAACTTTTCTGTTCTAGCAATATCCCATTGTAAATCTTCCAACAATCAATAGCCATTAGACAGCCAAGATGCCTACAGTAAGTTCCTCGGACGcgatcgagaagctcgatTGTCTCTATCAATCAGCGGTTCTAACATGGCCAGCAGGTTCGGGCCACTCGTACGCGCAACGAGAACGACGAGAATAGCGGCACGACGCGTCTCACAAGAGCCCAGGCTGCTGCTCTCAAGGTTGACGAGCTATCAATgcctgccaaggctgcccTGCAAACGAAGAAGTCCACAGCAAACGGTACTGCCGCTGCCAACACGCGGAAACGCGCTGCATTGGGCGATGTCAGCAATGTTGGAAAGGCCGATGGGgttgctggaaagaaggcGAAAGGATTAGTCTCCAAGGCTGCTCAGCCCACCGgtattgagaagaagaccgCGCGACCCACAAGACCTGCTCTCGCATCCCAGACCGCCAACTCCAAACCTGCCCAGTCCGGGTCTGGTactatcaacaacaagcgaAAGGTCCTGACAGAcaccaagcccaaggccccTGTCAAGAAAACTGAGCCCACATCCAAGGAACCCGAGTTGACTGAAGAGAATGAGCGGTCAGAGACACCCgaagaggctgaggttgagaagcctgaAGTCTCTGTTGAGAAGCCCGAAGTTCAGGACGCGCCCTTCAAGTACCCTCCCGGTGTCAATAACCTGGAcgaagaggatcttgaagacCCTCTCATGGTTGCTGAATACGCCAACGAAATTTTCGAATACCTCCGCGACCTCGAGTGCAAGTCGATTCCCAACCCTCAATATATGTCTCACCAAGACGACCTCGAATGGAAGACGCGTGGTATCCTGGTTGACTGGCTGATTGAAGTCCACACGCGTTTCCACCTGCTCCCCGagaccctcttcctcgccatcaacgTTATCGATCGATTCCTGTCGGAGAAGGTTGTCCAGCTTGACCGTTTCCAACTCGTGGGCATCACTGCCATGTTTATCGCGTCCAAGTACGAAGAGGTCCTCTCTCCTCATGT
It contains:
- a CDS encoding G2/mitotic-specific cyclin-B, translated to MPTQVRATRTRNENDENSGTTRLTRAQAAALKVDELSMPAKAALQTKKSTANGTAAANTRKRAALGDVSNVGKADGVAGKKAKGLVSKAAQPTGIEKKTARPTRPALASQTANSKPAQSGSGTINNKRKVLTDTKPKAPVKKTEPTSKEPELTEENERSETPEEAEVEKPEVSVEKPEVQDAPFKYPPGVNNLDEEDLEDPLMVAEYANEIFEYLRDLECKSIPNPQYMSHQDDLEWKTRGILVDWLIEVHTRFHLLPETLFLAINVIDRFLSEKVVQLDRFQLVGITAMFIASKYEEVLSPHVENFKRIADDGFSEAEILSAERFVLSTLNYDLSYPNPMNFLRRVSKADNYDIQSRTIGKYLMEISLLDHRFMAYRPSHVAAGAMYLARLMLDRGEWDATLSYYAGYTEDEVEPVVHLMVDYLARPVVHEAFDKKYAAKKFLRASLLARQWAKKNAVLFGITDIELGLDQIS